In a single window of the Leptidea sinapis chromosome 47, ilLepSina1.1, whole genome shotgun sequence genome:
- the LOC126978204 gene encoding LOW QUALITY PROTEIN: E3 ubiquitin-protein ligase TRIM33 (The sequence of the model RefSeq protein was modified relative to this genomic sequence to represent the inferred CDS: substituted 2 bases at 2 genomic stop codons): MDNNVFQSGGCGEDLEQALMDLGPLLGVTIKEEAPDEPSDSSAAASRANVSSVQDGAGNSGGEVTSKGEPTDGVDSLASPAASRTSFLSIKCVYCQAVLAQTEGSPKLMECLHSACESCVKTKVEEKLAGSRDFLGAGRVSILCAACRLQCQPNNMIDQRFVLEKVAMEQAGTNGNMSGDQQCNSCEDTEPATSYCVDCAEFICDNCVLAHQRLKITKDHSIKSKEEALQELQAAQSGTQAAHEMFCRDHPQERLSLFCETCDRLTCRDCQLQHHRDHKYQFSSEMATQARASISSLVSEVSYKRVLLGSAMKVIRDRQQLIAEKKKALVHEITQTVVKLTNAINTRGKQLVLRLNEVCDAKQRTLGEKKEALQQLAAITDHCLRFVSAALEQGSDTAVLYSKRAVSSHLQRIKSRRADIPNPEIPVRITLALDNLPDLVRVLSSLGAIVVDGKVDGGASPAPGPAPATPTPPAAPAPAPPAAPHYAAHSPHSAVMALQQAAMQQTMARYQSFVGGYMGRPRAHTPLRQPHVTSTTHPHHLHGMNEMNLRGLLNANARGSGRPALTMHPHQQTHQHQHVTHPYQHMMTAYGGGAAQTACAASGRRSGGPRTPSPAPAAAPVYPPAKWHIPQHSGGADSGASGGAAGGADYKITLGGRQQPATPGRSALVTSTNPKTPSPGLHGGAAMGLGGHAGVAGAAQACELDKVCAESVQDLMATIAKLDSNGVQVVPETPAQPSPSPALVHSSTDSTCSXPGGGLMXLFSKAAGPARAAAAAGAGDPNEDWCAVCMDGGELMCCDKCPKVFHQYCHIPAVEKLPEPTESWQCLLCVNFAEVPEDGVGAGAGELGGRRRRVVERITLELYCQYELSLQFREPALYAAMHHLQPMCLDMIRMKLQPRSPDRYTHEAQFVADCRLLFRNAYRNNPADSQIYKDARRLEEFFDAQLVKWLPEYAYWSGEGEPPAKRSRLD; this comes from the exons ATGGATAACAACGTGTTCCAAAGTGGTGGATGCGGAGAGGATTTAGAACAGGCACTCATGGACTTGGGTCCACTTCTCGGAGTCACCATCAAGGAGGAAGCTCCAGATGAGCCTTCGGATAGCTCAGCCGCCGCTTCTCGAGCAAAT GTGAGCAGTGTACAAGATGGGGCTGGCAACAGTGGAGGGGAGGTCACCAGCAAGGGCGAGCCAACTGATGGAGTTGATTCTCTGGCCTCACCAGCAGCTTCCCGAACCTCATTCCTCAGCATCAAATGTGTATACTGTCAAGCAGTGCTTGCACAGACTGAAGGTTCTCCTAAGCTGATGGAGTGTTTACATTCAGCTTGCGAATCCTGTGTCAAAACCAAGGTGGAAGAGAAGCTGGCTGGAAGCAGAGACTTCTTAG GTGCTGGTCGAGTATCAATTCTTTGTGCAGCATGTAGACTCCAGTGTCAGCCAAACAATATGATAGATCAGAGATTTGTGCTGGAGAAGGTTGCCATGGAACAGGCTGGAACCAatg GTAACATGAGTGGTGATCAGCAATGCAACAGCTGTGAAGACACGGAGCCTGCAACCAGCTACTGTGTAGATTGCGCCGAGTTCATCTGTGACAACTGTGTGCTTGCCCACCAGAG ATTGAAAATAACGAAAGACCACAGCATTAAGTCTAAAGAAGAAGCGTTGCAAGAGTTGCAGGCTGCACAGAGCGGGACACAGGCTGCGCATGAGATGTTTTGTCGAGATCATCCCCAG GAGCGCCTCAGTCTGTTCTGTGAGACGTGCGACCGGCTCACGTGCCGCGACTGCCAGCTACAGCACCACCGCGACCACAAATACCAGTTCAGCAGCGAGATGGCCACCCAG GCGAGAGCGAGCATATCATCGCTGGTGTCGGAGGTAAGCTACAAGCGAGTGTTGCTGGGCTCCGCCATGAAGGTGATTCGCGACCGACAGCAACTCATCGCCGAGAAGAAGAAGGCACTCGTGCACGAGATCACGCAGACGGTGGTCAA GTTGACGAACGCGATCAATACCCGCGGGAAACAGTTAGTGCTGAGGTTGAACGAGGTGTGCGACGCCAAGCAGCGCACCCTCGGAGAGAAGAAGGAGGCGCTGCAGCAGTTGGCCGCCATCACGGACCACTGTCTGCGCTTCGTGTCCGCTGCGCTGGAACAG GGCAGTGACACGGCGGTCTTGTACAGCAAGCGGGCCGTGAGTTCGCACCTGCAGCGGATCAAGAGTCGCCGCGCAGACATTCCTAACCCCGAGATCCCCGTGCGGATCACACTGGCTCTCGACAACCTGCCCGACCTTGTGCGAG TGTTGTCGTCGCTGGGGGCCATCGTGGTGGACGGCAAGGTGGACGGCGGCGCGAGCCCCGCCCCCGGCCCCGCCCCCGCGACCCCCACGCCGCCGGCTGCCCCCGCCCCCGCGCCCCCCGCCGCCCCGCACTACGCCGCCCACTCCCCCCACTCGGCTGTGATGGCCCTACAGCAAGCCGCAATGCAGCAG ACGATGGCTAGATATCAG TCGTTCGTGGGCGGGTACATGGGACGGCCTCGCGCTCACACGCCGCTCCGACAGCCGCATGTCACCTCCACCactcatccccaccacctgcaCG GTATGAACGAGATGAACCTCCGCGGGCTGCTGAATGCCAACGCGCGAGGGTCCGGCCGGCCCGCTCTCACCATGCACCCGCACCAGCAGACACACCAGCACCAACACGTGACCCACCCCTACCAACACA TGATGACCGCGTACGGCGGCGGCGCGGCGCAGACCGCGTGTGCGGCCAGCGGGCGCCGCAGCGGCGGGCCGCGCACCCCGTCCCCCGCGCCCGCCGCTGCGCCCGTCTACCCGCCCGCCAAGTGGCACATCCCGCAGCACAGCG GCGGAGCGGACAGCGGCGCGAGCGGCGGGGCGGCAGGCGGCGCGGACTACAAGATCACTCTGGGCGGGCGGCAGCAGCCAGCTACGCCGGGCCGCAGCGCGCTCGTCACCTCCACCAACCCCAAGACACCCAGCCCCGGCCTGCAC GGAGGTGCGGCGATGGGCCTGGGCGGGCACGCGGGCGTGGCCGGCGCGGCGCAGGCGTGCGAGCTGGACAAGGTGTGTGCGGAGTCCGTGCAGGACCTCATGGCCACCATCGCCAAGTTGGACTCCAACGGCGTGCAGGTGGTGCCCGAGACGCCGGCGCAGCCCTCGCCCTCGCCCGCGCTCGTGCACTCCTCCACCGACAGTACGTGCTCCTGACCCGGGGGGGGGCTTATGTAACTCTTTA GCAAGGCGGCGGGCCCCGCGCGCGCTGCGGCCGCCGCGGGCGCGGGAGACCCCAACGAGGACTGGTGCGCCGTGTGCATGGACGGCGGCGAGCTCATGTGCTGCGACAAGTGTCCCAAGGTGTTCCACCAGTACTGCCACATCCCCGCCGTCGAGAAGCTGCCCGA ACCGACGGAGTCGTGGCAGTGCTTGCTCTGCGTGAACTTCGCGGAGGTGCCGGAGGACGGGGTCGGAGCGGGAGCGGGCGAGTTGGGCGGTCGCCGGCGCCGCGTGGTGGAGCGCATCACGTTGGAGCTGTACTGCCAGTACGAGCTGTCGCTTCAGTTCCGCGAGCCCGCACTCTACGCTGCGATGCATCAC TTGCAGCCGATGTGCCTGGACATGATCCGCATGAAGCTGCAGCCGCGCTCCCCCGACCGCTACACGCATGAGGCGCAGTTCGTAGCGGACTGCCGGCTACTGTTTCGCAATGCGTACAGAAACAACCCG GCCGACTCTCAGATCTACAAGGACGCGCGCAGGCTGGAGGAGTTCTTCGACGCGCAGTTGGTCAAGTGGCTGCCGGAGTACGCGTACTGGAGCGGCGAGGGCGAGCCGCCCGCCAAGCGCTCGCGGCTGGATTGA
- the LOC126978167 gene encoding uncharacterized protein LOC126978167, producing MSQFTQYSGSSNTILIRFIGLKPHEALHGGARGAMCYTQPPFAGFIPRVVHVSSAIIIMASKAFEKYVEQEVLINCVESRPVLWDKTLEIYKDKIAKTAAWREICGILKEDFEAMEQKERQEFGKYVIKKWNSTRDAWIRTLSEKKKLKKSGAAASNTKPYKYHNQMLFLKKVVTPGDTHENVPANDNITETVESNKDNEDEPDQITEQSGSDRQKERQNLAPPQRKAIKRNVNEVDAKMIEYMNDQLKKSKNEFEDPNLSFFKGILPQLASLNGDQILEFQSGVINLLQNIKSRRYGQSNYEWPPYSQSSSTPHYHTQGYFSRPHHLDSTPSVEGSPSVESTFSQESDLPDLSMF from the exons ATGAGCCAGTTCACACAGTATTCCGGATCCAGTAATACTATACTAATCCGTTTTATCGGATTGAAACCGCACGAGGCTTTGCACGGGGGTGCGCGGGGTGCGATGTGCTACACACAGCCGCCATTTGCCGGTTTCATTCCTAGAGTAGTGCACGTGTCCAGTGCTATCATAATCATGGCAAGCAAGGCGTTTGAAAAATATGTTGAGCAAGAAGTTTTGATAAATTGTGTTGAAAGTAGACCAGTTCTTTGGGACAAAACACTGGagatttataaagataaaattgcaAAAACCGCAGCTTGGCGCGAAATATGCGGTATTCTAAAGGAGGATTTTGAAGCTATGGAACAAAAAGAAAGACAAGAATttg gaaaatatgttataaaaaaatggaattCGACTAGAGATGCCTGGATACGAACATTGAGTGAGAAAAAGAAATTGAAGAAATCTGGAGCTGCTGCCTCAAATACCAAGCCTTACAAATATCACaatcaaatgttatttttgaaaaaagttgTCACCCCAGGTGATACACACGAGAACGTCCCTGCTAATGACAACATCACGGAAACAGTAGAAAGTAATAAAGACAACGAAGATGAACCTGATCAGATTACGGAACAAAGTGGTAGTGACAGACAAAAGGAAAGACAAAATTTAGCCCCGCCGCAACGCAAAGCAATCAAAAGAAATGTGAATGAAGTAGACGCCAAAATGATTGAATACATGAATGAtcagttaaaaaaaagtaaaaatgagTTTGAAGATCCCAATTTATCGTTCTTCAAAGGTATTTTGCCGCAACTGGCTTCACTTAATGGCGATCAAATTTTAGAATTTCAGTCTGGAGTGATAAaccttttacaaaatattaaaagtagaaGATATGGTCAGTCAAACTACGAGTGGCCTCCATATTCACAAAGTTCTAGCACTCCTCACTACCACACCCAAGGTTATTTTAGTAGGCCACATCATCTTGACTCTACACCATCAGTAGAAGGTTCGCCATCAGTAGAATCTACATTCAGCCAGGAGTCAGACTTGCCAGATCTGTCTATGTTTTGA
- the LOC126978156 gene encoding uncharacterized protein LOC126978156, giving the protein MDVVVLYWYYRRLRRRKPRRYWIHPLLRQRFCRGAVVRQLKEDESKFFTYLRMTTSTFDDLLKRLEKDLKKKDTNWRKSLCPEVKLAIFLRYAASGCTFQELHYVFRVGVSTISNIIKEFTRCIWNNLNDEFMRLPTTVSEWEHISNGFDTKANFPHCLGAVDGKHIRLRKPAKSGSMYLNYKDFFSIILLAIVDSDYRFLYVSIGSYGKECDSSIFKESTFWKMMLDGSLQIPEPCPLITGSETRVPYVIIGDEGFGLHENLMRPFSGTHLDVNKRIYNYRLTRARRYVECAFGILANKWRVFHRPLDVNKTTAIWIVKACTVLHNFIREKEGLKDGNTSESEAFHFNSLPDDETLRGGRTANSVRTEFENYFVSESGSVSWQNEAI; this is encoded by the exons ATGGACGTTGTCGTGTTGTATTGGTACTATCGTCGTCTGCGGCGGAGGAAGCCCCGGCGTTATTGGATACATCCACTATTAAGGCAAAGATTTTGTCGTGGTGCTGTTGTGCGTCAGCTGAAAGAAGACGAATctaaattttttacttatttacgaATGACGACGTCTACTTTTGATGACCTTCTTAAACGATTAGAAaaggatttaaaaaagaaagacacaaACTGGAGGAAAAGCTTGTGCCCTGAAGTAAAACTAGCGATATTTTTAAG gtatGCAGCGTCTGGGTGTACATTTCAAGAACTTCATTACGTCTTTCGTGTCGGTGTGTCAACTATAAGCAACATTATTAAGGAATTTACACGATGCATATGGAACAACTTGAATGACGAGTTTATGCGACTTCCTACAACAGTGAGTGAATGGGAGCATATATCAAATGGATTCGACACAAAAGCAAATTTTCCCCACTGTTTAGGAGCAGTGGACGGTAAACACATCAGACTTCGAAAACCAGCAAAAAGTGGCTCAATGTACCTAAATTACAAAGACTTTTTTTCCATCATATTATTAGCGATCGTAGACTCTGACTATCGTTTTCTATATGTTAGTATTGGGTCGTATGGAAAAGAATGCGATTCATCAATATTCAAGGAGTCGACATTTTGGAAAATGATGCTAGATGGCAGTTTACAAATACCAGAACCTTGCCCATTAATAACAGGCTCAGAAACGAGAGTTCCCTACGTCATAATCGGCGATGAAGGTTTCGGTTTACACGAAAATTTAATGAGGCCATTTAGCGGGACGCATTTAGACGTAAATAAGCGAATATATAACTATCGTTTGACCAGAGCTAGACGATACGTTGAATGTGCATTTGGTATTCTTGCTAATAAGTGGAGAGTATTCCACCGGCCTCTAGACGTCAACAAAACAACAGCTATATGGATAGTTAAGGCATGTACCGTTCTACAcaactttataagggaaaaaGAGGGCTTAAAGGATGGCAACACATCCGAATCTGAagcatttcatttcaatagcCTACCTGATGATGAAACGCTACGAGGTGGTCGAACTGCAAATTCAGTTCGAACGGAATTCGAAAACTATTTCGTGTCCGAATCTGGGTCAGTTTCTTGGCAGAATGaagctatttaa
- the LOC126978229 gene encoding glucosamine-6-phosphate isomerase isoform X1, with amino-acid sequence MRLIILEDADAVAEWAARFVLQRITEFAPGPGRRFVMGLPTGGTPLGMYRRLIDFHRQGRISFKYVTTFNMDEYVGLPREHPESYHYYMWNEFFKHIDIDPAQAHVLNGNAPDLVAECQRFEDLIKEAGGVHLFIGGIGPDGHIAFNEPGSSLVSRTRIKTLAYDTLEANKRFFGNDISKVPAKALTVGVGTVMDAKEVMILITGAHKALALAKAVEEGVNHMWTVSAFQQHPQAVLVCDDDATLELRVKTVKYFKALSDEHQRMIEQVSVEHQRVVH; translated from the exons ATGCGGCTGATAATCCTGGAGGACGCTGATGCGGTGGCGGAATGGGCGGCGCGGTTCGTGCTGCAACGCATCACCGAGTTCGCGCCGGGCCCCGGCCGCCGTTTCGTGATGGGGCTGCCCACTGGGGGCACGCCGCTGGGCATGTACCGCCGCCTCATCGACTTTCACCGCCAGGGCCGCATCTCCTTCAAGTACGTCACCACCTTCAACATGGACGAGTACGTCG GTTTGCCGCGGGAGCACCCGGAGTCGTACCACTACTACATGTGGAACGAGTTCTTCAAGCACATTGACATCGACCCGGCGCAGGCGCACGTGCTGAACGGGAACGCGCCCGACCTGGTGGCCGAGTGTCAGCGGTTCGAGGACCTCATCAAGGAGGCGGGCGGCGTGCACCTCTTTATTGGCG GTATCGGACCGGACGGGCACATCGCGTTCAACGAGCCGGGCTCCTCTCTGGTGTCGCGCACGCGCATCAAGACGCTCGCCTACGACACGCTCGAGGCTAACAAGCGGTTCTTCGGGAACGACATCAGCAAGGTGCCAGCCAAGGCGCTCACCGTCGGTGTCGGCACCGTCATGGATGCCAAGGAG GTGATGATCTTGATCACGGGCGCGCACAAGGCGCTAGCGCTGGCCAAGGCAGTGGAGGAGGGCGTGAACCACATGTGGACCGTGTCGGCGTTCCAGCAGCACCCGCAGGCCGTTCTCGTGTGTGACGACGACGCCACGCTCGAGCTGCGCGTCAAGACTGTCAAGTACTTCAAG
- the LOC126978229 gene encoding glucosamine-6-phosphate isomerase isoform X2 gives MRLIILEDADAVAEWAARFVLQRITEFAPGPGRRFVMGLPTGGTPLGMYRRLIDFHRQGRISFKYVTTFNMDEYVGLPREHPESYHYYMWNEFFKHIDIDPAQAHVLNGNAPDLVAECQRFEDLIKEAGGVHLFIGGIGPDGHIAFNEPGSSLVSRTRIKTLAYDTLEANKRFFGNDISKVPAKALTVGVGTVMDAKEVMILITGAHKALALAKAVEEGVNHMWTVSAFQQHPQAVLVCDDDATLELRVKTVKYFKSLMIEHNKLIADG, from the exons ATGCGGCTGATAATCCTGGAGGACGCTGATGCGGTGGCGGAATGGGCGGCGCGGTTCGTGCTGCAACGCATCACCGAGTTCGCGCCGGGCCCCGGCCGCCGTTTCGTGATGGGGCTGCCCACTGGGGGCACGCCGCTGGGCATGTACCGCCGCCTCATCGACTTTCACCGCCAGGGCCGCATCTCCTTCAAGTACGTCACCACCTTCAACATGGACGAGTACGTCG GTTTGCCGCGGGAGCACCCGGAGTCGTACCACTACTACATGTGGAACGAGTTCTTCAAGCACATTGACATCGACCCGGCGCAGGCGCACGTGCTGAACGGGAACGCGCCCGACCTGGTGGCCGAGTGTCAGCGGTTCGAGGACCTCATCAAGGAGGCGGGCGGCGTGCACCTCTTTATTGGCG GTATCGGACCGGACGGGCACATCGCGTTCAACGAGCCGGGCTCCTCTCTGGTGTCGCGCACGCGCATCAAGACGCTCGCCTACGACACGCTCGAGGCTAACAAGCGGTTCTTCGGGAACGACATCAGCAAGGTGCCAGCCAAGGCGCTCACCGTCGGTGTCGGCACCGTCATGGATGCCAAGGAG GTGATGATCTTGATCACGGGCGCGCACAAGGCGCTAGCGCTGGCCAAGGCAGTGGAGGAGGGCGTGAACCACATGTGGACCGTGTCGGCGTTCCAGCAGCACCCGCAGGCCGTTCTCGTGTGTGACGACGACGCCACGCTCGAGCTGCGCGTCAAGACTGTCAAGTACTTCAAG